In a genomic window of Anoplopoma fimbria isolate UVic2021 breed Golden Eagle Sablefish chromosome 6, Afim_UVic_2022, whole genome shotgun sequence:
- the snx5 gene encoding sorting nexin-5, with amino-acid sequence MTSTIDESNKEKMRSVSVDLNHDASLLIDIPDALCERDKVKFTVHTKTTLSSFQKPEFSVPRQHEDFIWLHDTLVETEDYAGLIIPPVPPKPDFESPREKMHKLGEGEATMTKEEYTKMKQELEAEYLAVFKKTVQVHEVFLQRLSSHPNLSKDRNFQIFLEYDQDLTVRRKNAKEMFGGFFKNMVKSADEVLISGIKEVDDFFEQEKTFLLDYYSKIKDATAKAEKMTRSHKNIADDYIHISATLNSLSADDSTANKKHLEKMADLFEKLRKVEGRVASDQELKLTELLRYYMRDIQAAKDLLYRRARALVDYENSNKALDKARLKSKDIPQAEEHQQQCLQKFDKLSESGKKELTSFKGRRVVAFRKNLIEMAELEIKHAKNNVTLLQGCIDLLKSI; translated from the exons ATGCGCTCTGTGTCTGTAGATCTAAACCATGATGCCTCTCTTCTCATTGACATTCCTGATGCACTCTGTGAAAGGGACAAAGTCAAGTTTACTGTTCAtacaaag ACAACACTTAGCTCTTTCCAGAAGCCAGAGTTCTCCGTTCCCAGGCAGCATGAAGACTTCATCTGGCTACATGACACTCTGGTTGAGACAGAAGACTATGCCGGCCTAATT ATTCCTCCAGTGCCCCCAAAGCCGGACTTCGAGAGCCCAAGAGAGAAGATGCACAAACTGGGGGAAGGTGAAGCCACTATGACTAAGGAGGAGTACACTAAAATGAAGCAGGAGTTGGAGGC tgagtACCTGGCTGTGTTCAAGAAAACTGTCCAAGTGCACGAAGTCTTCCTGCAGAGATTGTCCTCTCACCCCAATTTAAGCAAAGACAGAAACTTCCAGATTTTCTTAGAGTATGACCAGGAT CTCACTGTGAGAAGAAAGAATGCAAAGGAAATGTTTGGAGGATTCTTTAAAAACATGGTGAAGTCAGCTGATGAGGTCCTTATCTCAGGAATTAAG GAAGTGGATGATTTTTTTGAGCAGGAGAAGACATTCCTGCTCGACTACTACAGCAAGATAAAAGATGCCACTGCCAAAGCAGAGAAAATGACACGCTCGCACAAAA ATATTGCGGATGATTACATTCACATCTCTGCCACTCTGAACAGTCTCTCTGCTGATGATAGCACAGCAAATAAAAA gcaCCTGGAGAAAATGGCTGACCTGTTTGAGAAGCTCAGA AAAGTAGAGGGAAGAGTAGCATCTGACCAGGAGCTGAAACTCACAGAGCTGCTCAGATATTACATGAGAGACATCCAGGCTGCCAAG GACCTTCTGTACAGGCGAGCTCGGGCATTAGTTGACTACGAGAACTCTAACAAGGCTTTGGATAAGGCTCGACTGAAGAGCAAGGACATTCCTCAGGCGGAGGAGCACCAGCAGCAGTGCCTGCAGAAATTTGACAAGCTCTCGGAGTCTGGGAAGAAAG AACTCACCAGTTTCAAGGGCAGGCGTGTTGTGGCCTTCAGGAAGAACCTCATAGAGATGGCGGAGCTGGAGATAAAACATGCCAAG AACAACGTGACTCTACTGCAGGGATGCATTGACTT